A genomic stretch from Argiope bruennichi chromosome 2, qqArgBrue1.1, whole genome shotgun sequence includes:
- the LOC129958428 gene encoding phosphoribosylformylglycinamidine synthase-like: protein MLLRFFLTPALSDHKLCERQRNLNHNLSALNVKVEKIISEYCYYIQTDRNLNDDEISKLKWLLMSNGTLSTSSYFPEIAGGDSKLFTLEVGPRLNFSTPFSTNAVSICNSVNLPVSRIERATRYFLELSSEVDDAIRNKIASFFHDRMTECIYNKPLESFSVDVKPASWEEVDILGKGRAALEEISNSLGLAMDDWDLDFYTQIFKEELKKNPTTVECFDLAQSNSEHSRHWFFKGNLVIDDVQIKENLFEMIMKTQKHSNQNNVIKFSDNSSAIKGFNINLFSPVDTDQPSYFKTKSAIRHIIFTAETHNFPTGVAPFSGAATGTGGRIRDVQAAGRGAHVIAGSAAYSFGNLNIPGYDLPWEDKTFEYPSNFALPVDVAVEASNGASDYGNKFGEPIILGFARSFGMKLPNNERREYIKPIMFTGGIGSIDDKQVKKKSPESGMLVVKIGGPVYRIGVGGGAASSVHVQGDQKEELDFGAVQRGDPEMEQKLNRVVRACIERLDKNLILSIHDQGAGGNGNVLKEIVEPIGAVIYAEEFQLGDPTISILELWGAEYQESNAILISPKDKSALQSIGDREKCPISFVGEVKSTGNIVLVEKRDEPASRHPVDLKLSCVLGKVPPKTFHLNRQPSIFKPLELPTNLQLQEALDRVLRLPSVASKRYLTNKVDRSVTGLIAQQQCVGPLHTPLADVAVIALSYWDIVGSATSIGEQPIKGILNPAAGARLSVAEALTNLVFARVTCLQDVKCSGNWMWAAKLPGEGAALYDACRAMCTVMSKLGVAIDGGKDSLSMAARVGSETVKAPGTLVISAYAPCPDITSTVTPDLKCPDEKGILLHIDLSGGRCRLGGTALAQCFNQLGVEPSDLDNPASLKDSFNVTQELINERKITAGHDISDGGFIVCLLEMAFAGNCGVNINISSKNSILDTLFSEELGWIIEVREDDLDYVMNAYKNKGICCHSIGFSTNQGKNSQIMVSVNSENVLDQPMVVLRDLWEETSFQLERRQTNNDCVEEEQQGLKCRKQPEYHLSFDISSLHLYNTWKPTGPRVAVIREEGINGDREMNAALFMAGFTTFDVTMTDLLTKKVTLGKFQGVVFPGGFSYADVLGSARGWAASFLFHPDIEAEFTAFKNRPDTFSLGVCNGCQLMALLGWVGSVPDDEGNIIPGVTLGHNKSERFESRFVTVKIEESPSIMLKDMENSTFGVWVAHGEGQFQFKNTDVFDHVISNKLAPLLYVDDSNVPTTEYPFNPNGSIGGIASVCSEDGRHLAMMPHPERCVLPWQWAWMPEDWKSSMTTVSPWLKMFTNAYEWCCRKR, encoded by the coding sequence ATGTTATTGCGATTTTTTCTGACACCGGCTCTCAGCGATCATAAGTTGTGTGAGCGGCAACgtaatttgaatcataatttatCGGCGTTAAatgtaaaagtagaaaaaattatttctgaatattgcTACTATATTCAGACTGATCGAAATTTGAATGATGATgagatttctaaattgaaatggTTACTTATGTCTAATGGAACTCTATCAACGTCTAGTTATTTTCCTGAAATTGCTGGTGGTGATTCAAAGCTATTCACGCTTGAAGTCGGTCCCAGATTGAATTTCTCCACTCCGTTCTCAACTAATGCTGTGTCAATCTGTAATTCTGTTAATCTGCCTGTTTCTAGAATAGAAAGAGCAACTAGATATTTTCTTGAGCTTTCATCTGAAGTCGATGAtgctattagaaataaaattgcttcCTTTTTTCATGATAGAATGACAGAATGCATCTACAATAAACCCCTGGAAAGTTTCTCAGTGGATGTCAAGCCTGCATCCTGGGAAGAAGTGGATATTTTGGGTAAAGGCAGAGCTGCTTTAGAAGAAATCAGCAATAGTTTGGGATTAGCCATGGATGACTGGGATTTGGATTTCTATACTCAAAtctttaaagaagaattaaaaaaaaatccaactacAGTAGAGTGCTTTGATCTTGCTCAATCTAACAGTGAACACAGTAGACATTggttttttaaaggaaatttagtcATTGATGATgtacaaattaaagaaaacttgttTGAAATGATTATGAAAACTCAAAAGCATTCCAATCAGAATAATGTTATAAAGTTTTCAGACAACAGTAGTGCCATTAAAGGATTTAACATCAATTTGTTTTCACCAGTTGATACAGATCAACCAAGTTATTTCAAGACAAAGTCAGCAATTAGACATATTATATTCACTGCTGAAACACATAATTTTCCAACTGGTGTAGCACCATTCAGTGGAGCTGCAACTGGCACAGGTGGACGTATTCGAGATGTCCAAGCTGCTGGTAGAGGAGCCCATGTTATTGCTGGATCAGCAGCATATAGTTTTGGAAACCTTAATATTCCTGGTTATGACTTACCTTGGGaagataaaacatttgaatatccTTCAAATTTTGCTTTGCCTGTTGATGTTGCTGTTGAAGCCAGTAATGGTGCTTCAGATTATGGCAATAAATTTGGTGAACCAATTATACTTGGTTTTGCTAGATCCTTTGGCATGAAATTGCCAAATAATGAAAGAAGAGAATATATCAAACCTATTATGTTTACAGGAGGCATTGGTAGCATTGATGATAAGCAAGTGAAGAAGAAAAGTCCTGAATCTGGAATGCTTGTTGTTAAAATTGGAGGACCTGTTTACAGAATTGGAGTTGGTGGTGGTGCAGCATCTTCTGTTCATGTCCAAGGGGATCAAAAAGAAGAATTGGATTTTGGAGCTGTGCAGCGTGGTGATCCAGAAATGGAACAAAAACTTAATCGAGTAGTCAGAGCTTGTATCGAACGACTagataaaaatctgattttaagcATCCATGATCAAGGAGCTGGTGGAAATGGCAATGTTCTGAAAGAAATTGTTGAACCAATTGGAGCTGTAATATATGCTGAAGAATTTCAGTTAGGAGATCCTACTATTAGTATTCTTGAGCTGTGGGGTGCTGAATATCAAGAGAGCAATGCTATTCTAATCAGCCCCAAAGACAAAAGTGCCCTTCAAAGCATTGGTGATCGTGAGAAATGTCCTATAAGTTTTGTAGGTGAAGTGAAATCTACTGGCAATATTGTTTTAGTTGAAAAGAGAGATGAACCAGCATCTCGCCATCCTGTTGATTTGAAACTCTCATGTGTTCTTGGAAAAGTCCCACCCAAAACTTTTCACTTAAATAGGCAGCCTTCCATCTTTAAACCTTTGGAGTTACCAACAAATCTTCAATTACAGGAAGCATTGGATCGTGTGTTGAGGTTACCATCTGTTGCCAGTAAAAGATACCTAACGAATAAAGTGGATCGAAGTGTTACTGGATTAATTGCTCAGCAGCAGTGTGTTGGACCATTGCATACCCCTCTTGCTGATGTTGCTGTTATTGCTCTTTCCTACTGGGATATTGTGGGATCTGCTACTTCCATTGGTGAGCAACCCATCAAAGGTATCCTTAATCCAGCTGCTGGTGCCAGATTATCTGTTGCAGAAgctttgacaaatttggtttttGCCCGAGTAACCTGCTTACAAGATGTGAAATGTAGTGGAAATTGGATGTGGGCTGCTAAGCTACCTGGAGAAGGTGCTGCTTTGTATGATGCTTGCAGGGCAATGTGTACAGTTATGTCAAAATTAGGTGTTGCAATTGATGGGGGTAAAGATTCTTTAAGTATGGCTGCTCGTGTGGGCAGTGAAACAGTCAAAGCACCTGGCACTCTTGTAATATCTGCATATGCACCATGTCCTGATATAACATCAACTGTTACACCAGATTTGAAATGTCCTGATGAGAAAGGCATATTATTACATATTGATTTATCAGGTGGAAGATGTCGCCTTGGTGGAACAGCTCTTGCCCAGTGCTTTAATCAGCTTGGTGTTGAACCTTCTGATTTAGATAACCCTGCAAGCTTAAAAGATTCTTTCAATGTTACCcaagaattaattaatgaaagaaaaattactgcTGGGCATGATATAAGTGATGGCGGTTTTATTGTTTGTCTTCTTGAAATGGCCTTTGCAGGTAATTGTGgtgtaaatataaacatttcaagtAAAAATTCTATCTTGGATACATTGTTCAGTGAGGAACTTGGCTGGATAATAGAAGTTAGAGAAGATGATCTTGATTATGTTATGAATGCCTATAAGAACAAAGGTATATGCTGCCATTCTATTGGATTTAGTACCAATCAGGGTAAGAATTCCCAGATTATGGTTTCAGTCAATTCAGAAAATGTCCTTGATCAACCTATGGTTGTTTTGAGAGATTTATGGGAAGAAACAAGTTTCCAGCTTGAAAGGAGGCAAACTAATAATGATTGTGTTGAAGAAGAGCAACAAGGATTGAAATGCAGGAAACAACCAGAATATCATTTATCTTTTGATATATCTTCACTCCATCTGTACAATACATGGAAACCCACTGGTCCTCGGGTCGCTGTCATTCGAGAAGAAGGTATAAATGGTGATAGAGAAATGAATGCAGCTCTTTTTATGGCTGGTTTTACTACTTTTGATGTTACCATGACAGACCTTCTAACTAAAAAAGTGACTCTGGGTAAATTCCAGGGTGTAGTTTTTCCAGGAGGTTTCAGTTATGCTGATGTTTTGGGGTCTGCTCGAGGTTGGGCAGCTAGTTTCTTGTTTCATCCTGATATTGAAGCTGAATTTACAGCATTTAAAAATCGCCCAGATACTTTCAGTCTTGGAGTTTGCAACGGCTGTCAACTAATGGCTCTCCTTGGTTGGGTTGGCTCAGTTCCTGATGATGAAGGAAATATCATTCCAGGTGTCACTCTTGGTCATAATAAGTCAGAGCGATTTGAGTCACGCTTTGTTACTGTAAAAATTGAGGAATCTCCTTCCATTATGTTGAAAGACATGGAAAATTCCACTTTCGGTGTGTGGGTTGCACATGGTGAAGGCCAGTTTCAGTTTAAGAACACTGATGTTTTTGACCatgttatttcaaacaaattggCACCATTGTTGTATGTTGATGATAGTAATGTGCCAACTACTGAATATCCATTTAATCCAAATGGTAGTATTGGTGGAATAGCTTCAGTATGTTCAGAAGACGGCAGACATCTTGCCATGATGCCACATCCTGAACGCTGTGTCCTACCATGGCAGTGGGCATGGATGCCAGAAGACTGGAAATCTTCTATGACTACTGTTTCACCCTGGTTAAAAATGTTTACTAATGCTTATGAATGGTGTTGCAGAAAAAGATGA
- the LOC129958655 gene encoding protein regulator of cytokinesis 1-like codes for MESENQLPENSENVLECMEKEGVIQIQDYLKKLYSLWNEFGIDSKRKVRRAEKVWSHVQNLLRDIYREESDLYKELQDRVNDYTQKIDKLSKSLSVVPKEITGPLAKREELLRVELEKLNEVLQIRLKSYQHLKSIELKYCKILGTEEYQLSSELEVPSQDDLKNLEQRIKALKEERDRRHKKFCLVKKDLTIILETTELEPETSLEKDILSGKDTLSLSDETMKSLEEILSKVQRRKADLEARKKELMDHLSYLWERLKVEENVRKEFTSRHENCCRSTLRSIEQEIEKYKLLRKENIHSEIESLRKEIEQLWSKCCMSDREREAFASFSSLEMTEKILEAHETELKKLQNYYKDIAHILEKIDERQQLWNKLIEFENKANDPNRFKNRGCNLLREERERKMLRKNLPKLENEIFREIEIYETRNKTVFLYYGEDYRILITNQWADREDQKENERNRRHEKRLAGTESETFLGTPFKRSFMNTPMSAPSKLFKSNAGSIYSTPMTVSKLKYGTPKMMLPLNKELFPAYKSEKKALKSVLKQKQRLVKSKNVPPSCNPTYVDFAGELRTPGKVDYQSSMFMSRRPEGNKGSEKKNVAKPIFKSVTNSPLTPTRGKVGLPFII; via the coding sequence ATGGAAAGTGAAAATCAGCTGccagaaaattctgaaaatgttttagaGTGCATGGAAAAAGAGGGCGTGATACAAATTCAAGACTATTTAAAGAAACTGTATAGTCTGTGGAATGAATTTGGCATTGATAGTAAACGAAAGGTGCGAAGGGCTGAAAAGGTATGGAGTCATGTTCAAAACTTGCTTCGAGATATATATAGAGAGGAAAGTGATTTGTACAAGGAGCTGCAAGATCGAGTAAATGATTATACACAAAAGATTGATAAACTTTCAAAATCTCTCTCAGTAGTTCCAAAGGAAATTACTGGGCCACTTGCAAAAAGAGAAGAGTTACTTCGTGTAGAATTGGAAAAGTTAAATGAAGTATTGCAAATACGGTTGAAATCTTATCAGCATTTGAAGAGCATTGAACTGAAATACTGTAAAATTCTGGGCACTGAAGAATATCAACTATCATCTGAATTAGAAGTTCCTTCgcaagatgatttaaaaaatcttgagcAGCGCATCAAGGCATTGAAGGAAGAAAGGGACAGACGACACAAAAAATTCTGTTTAGTAAAGAAGGATTTGACTATTATATTAGAGACAACTGAATTAGAGCCTGAAACTTCCTTAGAAAAAGATATCTTGTCTGGTAAGGATACTCTGTCTCTCTCTGATGAAACCATGAAAAGTTTGGAGGAAATACTTTCCAAGGTTCAACGAAGGAAGGCAGATTTGGAAGCTCGTAAAAAGGAACTGATGGatcatttatcatatttatggGAACGATTGAAAGTGGAAGAAAATGTTAGAAAGGAGTTCACCTCTAGACATGAGAACTGTTGTAGATCTACACTGAGATCTATTGAACaagagattgaaaaatataaattgctgaGGAAAGAGAATATTCATTCTGAAATAGAATCTCTTCGAAAAGAAATAGAGCAACTTTGGTCCAAGTGCTGCATGTCAGATCGTGAACGAGAAGCAtttgcttctttttcttctttggaaatgactgagaaaattttagaagcacATGAGACTGAGTTAAAGAAGTTGCAAAACTATTATAAGGATATCGCACACATTCTAGAAAAAATCGATGAACGGCAACAGCTTtggaataaattaattgaatttgagAATAAAGCAAATGATCCAAATCGGTTCAAGAACCGTGGATGTAACCTTTTGCGAGAAGAGAGGGAAAGAAAAATGTTGCGCAAGAATCTTCCGaagttagaaaatgaaatttttcgtgaaattgaaatatatgaaaccagaaataaaactgttttcttGTATTATGGGGAAGATTATAGAATCCTCATCACCAACCAGTGGGCTGATCGAGAAGACCAGAAAGAGAATGAACGGAATAGGAGACATGAAAAACGATTAGCTGGAACtgaaagtgaaacatttttagGTACACCTTTCAAGAGATCATTTATGAATACTCCCATGTCTGCTCCTAGCAAATTGTTCAAATCTAATGCAGGATCTATCTATTCCACTCCTATGACAGTTTCTAAGTTAAAATACGGAACTCCTAAAATGATGCTGCCTTTGAACAAAGAATTGTTTCCTGcttataaatctgaaaagaaagcCTTAAAATCAGTACTCAAGCAGAAACAACGATTGGTTAAATCAAAGAATGTGCCACCTTCTTGTAACCCTACATATGTTGATTTTGCTGGAGAGTTAAGAACACCTGGCAAAGTTGATTATCAGAGCTCTATGTTTATGTCAAGGAGACCTGAAGGCAATAAAggatctgagaaaaaaaatgttgctaagCCAATTTTCAAATCAGTCACCAATAGTCCTCTAACACCAACTAGAGGAAAAGTAGGGTTACCATTCATAATATAA